A single region of the Candidatus Binataceae bacterium genome encodes:
- the yhbH gene encoding sporulation protein YhbH: MPPESIFREYSRSDAEHSDRSAGDRARHRQKVRESIRENIADIIAEESIIGKDRDRVIKVPLRGIKEYRFIYGENAPGAGQGQGDTRPGQVVGKTGKDGQGKGDGQAGDRPGIDYYETDVTLDELIEIMFEDLELPNLERRALRQIPSDRAFKRKGYRHVGIRIRLDKRRTARQRVMRILAARHRHAAERALEIEENPELEAETEAALGGADGQAVERRFPFHQDDLRYRHVETDTKEESNAVVMCIMDTSGSMDTMKKYLARSFFFMLYQFIATRYRNVEIVFIAHHTEAREVTEEEFFHKGEAGGTFISSGYVKALEIINERYHPSLWNIYAFHCSDGDNFDSDNPAALKAAKELSDVCNLFGYGEIKPLGSRYYESSMLNVFRRLEAANFHSVLIERKEDIWPSFKAFLAKDRIKE, encoded by the coding sequence ATGCCGCCTGAAAGCATCTTCCGCGAATACAGCCGCTCCGACGCGGAACATTCCGATCGTTCGGCCGGCGATCGCGCGCGCCATCGGCAGAAAGTCCGCGAGTCGATCCGCGAGAATATCGCCGACATCATCGCCGAAGAATCGATTATCGGCAAAGACCGCGACCGCGTAATCAAGGTCCCGCTGCGCGGGATCAAGGAGTACCGCTTCATCTACGGCGAGAACGCGCCCGGCGCCGGACAGGGCCAGGGTGACACGCGCCCCGGCCAGGTTGTGGGCAAGACCGGCAAGGACGGCCAGGGCAAAGGCGATGGCCAGGCCGGCGACCGTCCCGGGATCGATTACTACGAAACCGACGTCACGCTGGACGAACTGATCGAGATCATGTTCGAGGATCTCGAGCTGCCCAATCTCGAACGGCGCGCGCTGCGCCAGATTCCGTCCGATCGCGCGTTCAAGCGCAAAGGCTATCGCCACGTCGGCATCCGCATCCGGCTCGACAAGCGGCGCACCGCGCGCCAGCGCGTGATGCGGATTCTCGCCGCACGCCATCGGCATGCGGCCGAGCGCGCGCTCGAGATCGAGGAGAACCCGGAGCTCGAGGCCGAGACCGAGGCCGCGCTCGGAGGCGCCGACGGTCAAGCGGTCGAACGCCGTTTCCCCTTCCATCAGGACGACCTGCGCTACCGCCACGTCGAGACCGACACCAAGGAAGAGTCCAACGCGGTCGTGATGTGCATCATGGACACGTCGGGCTCGATGGACACGATGAAGAAGTATCTCGCGCGGAGCTTCTTCTTCATGCTCTACCAGTTCATCGCGACCCGTTACCGCAACGTCGAGATCGTCTTCATCGCCCATCACACCGAAGCCCGCGAGGTCACCGAGGAGGAGTTTTTCCACAAGGGCGAGGCCGGCGGCACCTTCATTTCGTCTGGCTACGTGAAGGCGCTCGAGATCATCAACGAGCGCTATCATCCGTCGCTGTGGAACATCTACGCCTTCCACTGCTCGGACGGCGACAACTTCGATTCCGACAATCCGGCGGCGCTGAAGGCGGCCAAGGAGCTGTCGGATGTGTGCAACCTGTTCGGCTACGGCGAGATCAAGCCGCTCGGCTCGCGCTACTACGAATCGTCGATGCTTAACGTATTCCGGCGGCTGGAAGCAGCCAATTTTCACTCGGTGCTGATCGAGCGCAAGGAGGACATCTGGCCCTCCTTCAAGGCCTTTCTCGCCAAAGACCGGATTAAGGAATAG